A genomic segment from Castor canadensis chromosome 1, mCasCan1.hap1v2, whole genome shotgun sequence encodes:
- the Pitpnm1 gene encoding membrane-associated phosphatidylinositol transfer protein 1 isoform X2, whose product MLFPGGSGRDRRGNTRLALPRVHRRPPLRGARVSARLSWRLAGGGRGLRGKEVSAQPRCDSGPGRRGRERWARLCLPGGGARAWGPAARAPRRAHRARGRAPQPRTDGRGVPCARRSGGRARPAEHLQDAHQGIPHPAAHESGRVPGGPALHDPGWFRALLPKAALQVEEESWNAYPYTRTRYTCPFVEKFSIEIETYYLPDGGQQPNVFNLSGAERRQRILDTIDIVRDAVAPGEYKAEEDPRLYRSVKTGRGPLADDWARTAAQTGPLMCAYKLCKVEFRYWGMQAKIEQFIHDVGLRRVMLRAHRQAWCWQDEWTELSMADIRTLEEETARMLAQRMAKCNTGNEGPEAQTPGKPSTEARPGASNAGTPDGPEVPPGPDASPDASFGKQWSSSSRSSYSSQHGGGVSPQSLSEWRMQNIARDSENSSEEEFFDAHGFSDSDEVFPKEMTKWNSNDFIDAFASPTEAEGVPDPGPEATKGIEDGSRGPRDSEGPDGAGELGADPCAVHALFLILHSGSILDSGPGDANSKQADVQTLSSAFEAVTRIHFPEALGHVALRLVPCPPICAAAYALVSNLSPYSHDGDSLSRSQDHIPLAALPLLATSSSRYQGAVATVIARTNQAYAAFLRSSEGTGFCGQVVLIGDGVGGILGFDALCHSASTGTGSRGSSRRGSMNNELLSPEVGPVRDPLADGAEALGRASPEPSALPAQRTPSDMASPEPEGCQNSLQAAPTTTSSGEPRRASTASCPPAASSEVPDGPTNAAPARLDFKVSGFFLFGSPLGLVLALRKTVMPTLEVAQMRPACEQIYNLFHAADPCASRLEPLLAPKFQAIAPLAVPRYQKFPLGDGSSLLLADTLQTHSGLFLEELEMMVPSTPTSASGAFWKGSELGTEPTAPSTTSEVVKILERWWGTKRIDYSLYCPEALTAFPTVTLPHLFHASYWESADVVAFILRQVIEKERPQLAECEEPSIYSPAFPREKWQRKRTQVKIRNVTSNHRANDTVVCEGRPQVLNGRFMYGPLDVVTLTGEKVDIYIMTQPLSGKWIHFGTEVTNSSGRLTFPVSSERVLGIGVYPVRMVVRGDHTYAECCLTVVARGTEAVVFSIDGSFTASVSIMGSDPKVRAGAVDVVRHWQDAGYLIVYVTGRPDMQKHRVVAWLSQHNFPHGVVSFCDGLTHDPLRQKAMFLQSLVQEVELNIVAGYGSPKDVAVYAALGLSPTQTYIVGRAVRKLQAQCQFLSDGYVAHLGQLEAGSHAHASSGPPRAALAKSSYGVAAPVDFLRKQSQLLRSRGPSQAEREGPGTPPTTLARGKARSISLKLDSEE is encoded by the exons ATGCTGTTTCCAGGGGGCTCAGGACGTGACCGCCGTGGAAACACAAGGCTGGCCCTGCCGCGCGTCCACCGGCGCCCGCCACTTCGGGGGGCCCGCGTCAGCGCGCGGTTGTCATGGCGACTggcgggcggggggcgggggctgCGAGGAAAAGAGGTCAGCGCTCAGCCTCGCTGCGACTCCGGGCCCGGGCGGCGCGGGCGAGAGCGCTGGGCTCGCCTCTGCCTCCCCGGTGGGGGGGCCCGGGCATGGGGTCCCGCAGCCCGAGCCCCTCGGCGGGCGCACAGGGCTCGGGGCCGCGCACCGCAGCCCCGCACTGACGGCCGCGGCGTGCCCTGCGCTAGGCGGAGCGGAGGCCGCGCGCGGCCCGCGGAGCACCTTCAGGATGCTCATCAAGGAATACCACATCCTGCTGCCCATGAGTCTGGACGAGTACCAGGTGGCCCAGCTCTACATGATCCAG GCTGGTTCCGGGCACTGCTGCCCAAGGCTGCTCTGCAGGTAGAGGAGGAATCATGGAATGCTTACCCCTACACCCGAACCCG GTACACCTGCCCCTTTGTGGAGAAATTCTCCATTGAAATAGAGACCTATTATCTGCCTGATGGGGGGCAGCAGCCCAATGTCTTCAACCTGAGCGGGGCAGAGAGGAGACAGCGTATCCTAG ACACCATCGACATCGTGCGGGATGCAGTGGCTCCAGGCGAGTACAAAGCAGAAGAGGACCCCCGGCTGTACCGCTCAGTCAAGACTGGCCGAGGGCCACTGGCTGATGACTGGGCTCGGACAGCGGCCCAGACGGGACCCCTCATGTGTGCATATAAGCTATGCAAGGTTGAGTTCCGCTACTGGGGCATGCAGGCCAAGATTGAGCAATTCATCCATGATGTCG GTCTGCGTCGGGTGATGCTTCGGGCCCACCGCCAGGCCTGGTGCTGGCAGGACGAGTGGACAGAGTTGAGCATGGCTGACATCCGGACACTGGAGGAGGAGACTGCCCGCATGTTGGCCCAGCGCATGGCCAAGTGTAACACAGGCAATGAGGGACCCGAGGCCCAGACCCCTGGGAAACCCAGCACTGAGGCCCGACCTGGGGCCAGCAATGCTGGCACCCCTGATGGGCCTGAGGTCCCCCCTGGTCCTGATGCCTCGCCCGATGCCAGCTTTGGGAAGCAGTGGTCCTCATCCTCCCGTTCCTCCTACTCATCCCAACATGGAG GCGGTGTGTCTCCACAGAGCTTGTCTGAGTGGCGCATGCAGAACATCGCGAGAGACTCTGAGAACAGCTCGGAGGAGGAGTTCTTTGATGCCCATG GCTTCTCAGACAGTGACGAGGTCTTCCCCAAGGAGATGACCAAGTGGAATTCCAATGACTTTATTGATGCCTTTGCCTCCCCAACTGAGGCAGAGGGGGTGCCAG ACCCGGGACCCGAAGCTACTAAAGGCATCGAAGATGGGTCCCGCGGCCCCAGGGACTCAGAG GGGCCTGATGGAGCAGGAGAGCTCGGGGCCGACCCGTGTGCAGTGCACGCCCTGTTCCTCATCCTGCACAGCGGCAGCATCCTGGACTCAGGCCCTGGAGATGCCAACTCCAAGCAGGCAGATGTGCAGACTCTGAGCTCGGCCTTCGAAGCCGTCACCCGCATCCACTTCCCTGAGGCCCTGGGCCACGTGGCGCTGCGACTGGTGCCCTGCCCACCCATCTGTGCTGCTGCCTATGCTCTTGTCTCCAA CCTGAGCCCCTACAGCCATGACGGCGACAGCCTGTCCCGCTCCCAGGACCACATTCCACTGGCTGCCCTGCCGCTCTTGGCCACCTCATCCTCCCGCTACCAGGGCGCCGTGGCCACCGTCATCGCTCGCACCAACCAAGCCTATGCAGCTTTCCTGCGCTCATCAGAGGGCACCGGCTTCTGTGGGCAG GTGGTGCTGATTGGAGACGGCGTCGGTGGTATCCTGGGCTTCGATGCGCTCTGTCACAGTGCCAGTACGGGCACAGGGAGCCGGGGCAGCAGCCGCCGTGGGAGCATG AACAACGAGCTGCTCTCCCCGGAGGTGGGCCCAGTTCGGGACCCACTGGCAGATGGGGCAGAGGCACTGGGTCGGGCTAGCCCAGAACCCTCAGCCCTGCCTGCCCAGCGCACCCCCAGTGACATGGCCAGTCCTGAGCCTGAAGGCTGTCAGAACAG CCTGCAGGCAGCCCCCACAACCACATCCTCTGGGGAGCCCCGGCGGGCAAGCACGGCCTCCTGCCCACCTGCTGCCAGTTCTGAGGTTCCTGATGGCCCTACCAACGCTGCCCCTGCCCGCCTAGACTTCAAGGTCTCTGGCTTCTTCCTCTTCGGCTCCCCACTGGGTTTGGTGCTGGCTCTGCGCAAAACTGTGATGCCCACCTTGGAGG TGGCCCAGATGCGCCCAGCCTGTGAGCAGATCTATAACCTCTTCCATGCGGCTGACCCCTGCGCCTCCCGCCTGGAGCCCCTGCTGGCCCCTAAGTTCCAGGCCATCGCCCCACTTGCTGTGCCCCGCTACCAGAAATTCCCTCTGGGAGACGGCTCATCCCTGCTGCTGG CCGACACTCTGCAGACCCACTCCGGCCTCTTTTTGGAGGAGCTGGAGATGATGGTGCCCTCAACACCCACCTCGGCTAGCGGTGCCTTCTGGAAGGGCAGTGAGTTAGGCACTGAACCAACGGCTCCCAGCACCACCAGCGAGGTGGTTAAGA TCCTGGAGCGCTGGTGGGGAACCAAGCGGATCGACTACTCGCTGTACTGCCCCGAGGCGCTCACCGCCTTTCCCACAGTCACGCTGCCCCACCTCTTCCACGCCAGCTACTGGGAGTCAGCAGACGTGGTGGCCTTCATTCTGCGCCAG GTGATTGAGAAAGAGCGGCCACAGCTGGCAGAGTGCGAGGAACCCTCCATCTACAGCCCTGCCTTCCCCAGGGAGAAATGGCAGCGAAAACGCACTCAGGTCAAGATCCGG AACGTCACTTCCAACCATCGGGCAAACGACACGGTGGTGTGTGAGGGTCGTCCCCAGGTGCTGAACGGGCGCTTCATGTATGGGCCCTTGGATGTGGTCACACTTACGGGAGAGAAG GTGGACATCTATATCATGACACAGCCGCTATCAGGCAAGTGGATCCACTTTGGCACCGAGGTCACCAACAGCTCGGGCCGCCTCACCTTCCCAGTGTCTTCTGAGCGCGTGCTAGGCATCGGTGTCTACCCAGTGCGTATGGTGGTTAG GGGTGACCACACCTATGCCGAGTGCTGTCTGACTGTGGTGGCCCGTGGCACGGAGGCTGTGGTCTTCAGCATCGATGGCTCTTTCACTGCCAGTGTCTCAATCATGGGGAGTGACCCTAAGGTGCGCGCTGGTGCTGTGGATGTGGTCAG GCACTGGCAGGACGCTGGCTACCTGATCGTGTATGTAACAGGCCGGCCTGATATGCAGAAGCACCGCGTGGTGGCCTGGCTGTCACAGCACAACTTTCCCCACGGTGTCGTCTCCTTCTGCGATGGCCTCACCCACGACCCCCTGCGCCAGAAGGCGATGTTTCTGCAGAGCCTGGTGCAAGAG GTGGAACTGAACATCGTGGCTGGCTATGGGTCCCCCAAAGATGTTGCTGTGTATGCAGCACTGGGCTTGTCCCCGACCCAGACTTACATCGTGGGCCGTGCTGTGCGGAAGCTGCAGGCGCAGTGCCAG TTCCTGTCAGATGGCTACGTGGCCCACTTGGGCCAGCTGGAGGCGGGCTCCCACGCTCATGCCTCCTCAGGACCCCCAAGGGCTGCCCTAGCCAAGAGCAGCTACGGTGTGGCTGCCCCTGTGGACTTCCTCCGCAAGCAGAGCCAGTTGCTTCGCTCCAGGGGCCCCAGCCAGGCAGAGCGTGAGGGCCCAGGAACACCCCCCACCACACTGGCTCGGGGCAAGGCCCGAAGCATCAGCCTCAAGTTGGACAGCGAAGAGTGA
- the Pitpnm1 gene encoding membrane-associated phosphatidylinositol transfer protein 1 isoform X3 yields the protein MLIKEYHILLPMSLDEYQVAQLYMIQKKSREESSGEGSGVEILANRPYTDGPGGSGQYTHKVYHVGSHIPGWFRALLPKAALQVEEESWNAYPYTRTRYTCPFVEKFSIEIETYYLPDGGQQPNVFNLSGAERRQRILDTIDIVRDAVAPGEYKAEEDPRLYRSVKTGRGPLADDWARTAAQTGPLMCAYKLCKVEFRYWGMQAKIEQFIHDVGLRRVMLRAHRQAWCWQDEWTELSMADIRTLEEETARMLAQRMAKCNTGNEGPEAQTPGKPSTEARPGASNAGTPDGPEVPPGPDASPDASFGKQWSSSSRSSYSSQHGGGVSPQSLSEWRMQNIARDSENSSEEEFFDAHEGFSDSDEVFPKEMTKWNSNDFIDAFASPTEAEGVPDPGPEATKGIEDGSRGPRDSEGPDGAGELGADPCAVHALFLILHSGSILDSGPGDANSKQADVQTLSSAFEAVTRIHFPEALGHVALRLVPCPPICAAAYALVSNLSPYSHDGDSLSRSQDHIPLAALPLLATSSSRYQGAVATVIARTNQAYAAFLRSSEGTGFCGQVVLIGDGVGGILGFDALCHSASTGTGSRGSSRRGSMNNELLSPEVGPVRDPLADGAEALGRASPEPSALPAQRTPSDMASPEPEGCQNSLQAAPTTTSSGEPRRASTASCPPAASSEVPDGPTNAAPARLDFKVSGFFLFGSPLGLVLALRKTVMPTLEVAQMRPACEQIYNLFHAADPCASRLEPLLAPKFQAIAPLAVPRYQKFPLGDGSSLLLADTLQTHSGLFLEELEMMVPSTPTSASGAFWKGSELGTEPTAPSTTSEVVKILERWWGTKRIDYSLYCPEALTAFPTVTLPHLFHASYWESADVVAFILRQVIEKERPQLAECEEPSIYSPAFPREKWQRKRTQVKIRNVTSNHRANDTVVCEGRPQVLNGRFMYGPLDVVTLTGEKVDIYIMTQPLSGKWIHFGTEVTNSSGRLTFPVSSERVLGIGVYPVRMVVRGDHTYAECCLTVVARGTEAVVFSIDGSFTASVSIMGSDPKVRAGAVDVVRHWQDAGYLIVYVTGRPDMQKHRVVAWLSQHNFPHGVVSFCDGLTHDPLRQKAMFLQSLVQEVELNIVAGYGSPKDVAVYAALGLSPTQTYIVGRAVRKLQAQCQFLSDGYVAHLGQLEAGSHAHASSGPPRAALAKSSYGVAAPVDFLRKQSQLLRSRGPSQAEREGPGTPPTTLARGKARSISLKLDSEE from the exons ATGCTCATCAAGGAATACCACATCCTGCTGCCCATGAGTCTGGACGAGTACCAGGTGGCCCAGCTCTACATGATCCAG AAAAAAAGCCGGGAGGAGTCTAGTGGTGAGGGCAGCGGCGTGGAGATCCTGGCCAACCGGCCCTACACGGATGGGCCTGGAGGCAGTGGGCAGTACACACACAAGGTGTACCACGTGGGCTCCCACATTCCAGGCTGGTTCCGGGCACTGCTGCCCAAGGCTGCTCTGCAGGTAGAGGAGGAATCATGGAATGCTTACCCCTACACCCGAACCCG GTACACCTGCCCCTTTGTGGAGAAATTCTCCATTGAAATAGAGACCTATTATCTGCCTGATGGGGGGCAGCAGCCCAATGTCTTCAACCTGAGCGGGGCAGAGAGGAGACAGCGTATCCTAG ACACCATCGACATCGTGCGGGATGCAGTGGCTCCAGGCGAGTACAAAGCAGAAGAGGACCCCCGGCTGTACCGCTCAGTCAAGACTGGCCGAGGGCCACTGGCTGATGACTGGGCTCGGACAGCGGCCCAGACGGGACCCCTCATGTGTGCATATAAGCTATGCAAGGTTGAGTTCCGCTACTGGGGCATGCAGGCCAAGATTGAGCAATTCATCCATGATGTCG GTCTGCGTCGGGTGATGCTTCGGGCCCACCGCCAGGCCTGGTGCTGGCAGGACGAGTGGACAGAGTTGAGCATGGCTGACATCCGGACACTGGAGGAGGAGACTGCCCGCATGTTGGCCCAGCGCATGGCCAAGTGTAACACAGGCAATGAGGGACCCGAGGCCCAGACCCCTGGGAAACCCAGCACTGAGGCCCGACCTGGGGCCAGCAATGCTGGCACCCCTGATGGGCCTGAGGTCCCCCCTGGTCCTGATGCCTCGCCCGATGCCAGCTTTGGGAAGCAGTGGTCCTCATCCTCCCGTTCCTCCTACTCATCCCAACATGGAG GCGGTGTGTCTCCACAGAGCTTGTCTGAGTGGCGCATGCAGAACATCGCGAGAGACTCTGAGAACAGCTCGGAGGAGGAGTTCTTTGATGCCCATG AAGGCTTCTCAGACAGTGACGAGGTCTTCCCCAAGGAGATGACCAAGTGGAATTCCAATGACTTTATTGATGCCTTTGCCTCCCCAACTGAGGCAGAGGGGGTGCCAG ACCCGGGACCCGAAGCTACTAAAGGCATCGAAGATGGGTCCCGCGGCCCCAGGGACTCAGAG GGGCCTGATGGAGCAGGAGAGCTCGGGGCCGACCCGTGTGCAGTGCACGCCCTGTTCCTCATCCTGCACAGCGGCAGCATCCTGGACTCAGGCCCTGGAGATGCCAACTCCAAGCAGGCAGATGTGCAGACTCTGAGCTCGGCCTTCGAAGCCGTCACCCGCATCCACTTCCCTGAGGCCCTGGGCCACGTGGCGCTGCGACTGGTGCCCTGCCCACCCATCTGTGCTGCTGCCTATGCTCTTGTCTCCAA CCTGAGCCCCTACAGCCATGACGGCGACAGCCTGTCCCGCTCCCAGGACCACATTCCACTGGCTGCCCTGCCGCTCTTGGCCACCTCATCCTCCCGCTACCAGGGCGCCGTGGCCACCGTCATCGCTCGCACCAACCAAGCCTATGCAGCTTTCCTGCGCTCATCAGAGGGCACCGGCTTCTGTGGGCAG GTGGTGCTGATTGGAGACGGCGTCGGTGGTATCCTGGGCTTCGATGCGCTCTGTCACAGTGCCAGTACGGGCACAGGGAGCCGGGGCAGCAGCCGCCGTGGGAGCATG AACAACGAGCTGCTCTCCCCGGAGGTGGGCCCAGTTCGGGACCCACTGGCAGATGGGGCAGAGGCACTGGGTCGGGCTAGCCCAGAACCCTCAGCCCTGCCTGCCCAGCGCACCCCCAGTGACATGGCCAGTCCTGAGCCTGAAGGCTGTCAGAACAG CCTGCAGGCAGCCCCCACAACCACATCCTCTGGGGAGCCCCGGCGGGCAAGCACGGCCTCCTGCCCACCTGCTGCCAGTTCTGAGGTTCCTGATGGCCCTACCAACGCTGCCCCTGCCCGCCTAGACTTCAAGGTCTCTGGCTTCTTCCTCTTCGGCTCCCCACTGGGTTTGGTGCTGGCTCTGCGCAAAACTGTGATGCCCACCTTGGAGG TGGCCCAGATGCGCCCAGCCTGTGAGCAGATCTATAACCTCTTCCATGCGGCTGACCCCTGCGCCTCCCGCCTGGAGCCCCTGCTGGCCCCTAAGTTCCAGGCCATCGCCCCACTTGCTGTGCCCCGCTACCAGAAATTCCCTCTGGGAGACGGCTCATCCCTGCTGCTGG CCGACACTCTGCAGACCCACTCCGGCCTCTTTTTGGAGGAGCTGGAGATGATGGTGCCCTCAACACCCACCTCGGCTAGCGGTGCCTTCTGGAAGGGCAGTGAGTTAGGCACTGAACCAACGGCTCCCAGCACCACCAGCGAGGTGGTTAAGA TCCTGGAGCGCTGGTGGGGAACCAAGCGGATCGACTACTCGCTGTACTGCCCCGAGGCGCTCACCGCCTTTCCCACAGTCACGCTGCCCCACCTCTTCCACGCCAGCTACTGGGAGTCAGCAGACGTGGTGGCCTTCATTCTGCGCCAG GTGATTGAGAAAGAGCGGCCACAGCTGGCAGAGTGCGAGGAACCCTCCATCTACAGCCCTGCCTTCCCCAGGGAGAAATGGCAGCGAAAACGCACTCAGGTCAAGATCCGG AACGTCACTTCCAACCATCGGGCAAACGACACGGTGGTGTGTGAGGGTCGTCCCCAGGTGCTGAACGGGCGCTTCATGTATGGGCCCTTGGATGTGGTCACACTTACGGGAGAGAAG GTGGACATCTATATCATGACACAGCCGCTATCAGGCAAGTGGATCCACTTTGGCACCGAGGTCACCAACAGCTCGGGCCGCCTCACCTTCCCAGTGTCTTCTGAGCGCGTGCTAGGCATCGGTGTCTACCCAGTGCGTATGGTGGTTAG GGGTGACCACACCTATGCCGAGTGCTGTCTGACTGTGGTGGCCCGTGGCACGGAGGCTGTGGTCTTCAGCATCGATGGCTCTTTCACTGCCAGTGTCTCAATCATGGGGAGTGACCCTAAGGTGCGCGCTGGTGCTGTGGATGTGGTCAG GCACTGGCAGGACGCTGGCTACCTGATCGTGTATGTAACAGGCCGGCCTGATATGCAGAAGCACCGCGTGGTGGCCTGGCTGTCACAGCACAACTTTCCCCACGGTGTCGTCTCCTTCTGCGATGGCCTCACCCACGACCCCCTGCGCCAGAAGGCGATGTTTCTGCAGAGCCTGGTGCAAGAG GTGGAACTGAACATCGTGGCTGGCTATGGGTCCCCCAAAGATGTTGCTGTGTATGCAGCACTGGGCTTGTCCCCGACCCAGACTTACATCGTGGGCCGTGCTGTGCGGAAGCTGCAGGCGCAGTGCCAG TTCCTGTCAGATGGCTACGTGGCCCACTTGGGCCAGCTGGAGGCGGGCTCCCACGCTCATGCCTCCTCAGGACCCCCAAGGGCTGCCCTAGCCAAGAGCAGCTACGGTGTGGCTGCCCCTGTGGACTTCCTCCGCAAGCAGAGCCAGTTGCTTCGCTCCAGGGGCCCCAGCCAGGCAGAGCGTGAGGGCCCAGGAACACCCCCCACCACACTGGCTCGGGGCAAGGCCCGAAGCATCAGCCTCAAGTTGGACAGCGAAGAGTGA